A DNA window from Gillisia sp. Hel1_33_143 contains the following coding sequences:
- a CDS encoding superoxide dismutase has product MAFELPKLKYAFDALEPNIDAKTMEIHHDKHHAGYTNKLNDAIEGTDLEGKTIENILKNLDMSNTAVRNNGGGFYNHSLFWEVMSPDGGGKPEGDLAKAIDNAFGSFESFKDEFSKAAASRFGSGWAWLCVHEGGKVEVCSSPNQDNPLMPKVGCGGTPILGLDVWEHAYYLNYQNRRPEYIESFFNVINWTEVASRYAKEK; this is encoded by the coding sequence ATGGCTTTTGAGTTACCAAAATTAAAATATGCCTTTGATGCATTAGAACCAAATATAGACGCTAAAACAATGGAAATTCATCATGATAAGCATCATGCTGGATATACCAATAAATTGAACGATGCTATTGAAGGTACAGATCTTGAAGGTAAAACTATAGAAAACATACTTAAAAATCTAGATATGTCTAATACCGCTGTTAGAAACAATGGTGGTGGATTTTATAATCACAGTCTTTTCTGGGAAGTAATGTCTCCAGATGGAGGAGGTAAGCCAGAAGGTGATCTAGCTAAAGCTATAGATAACGCTTTTGGTTCTTTCGAGTCTTTCAAAGATGAATTTTCTAAAGCAGCTGCTTCTAGATTTGGATCTGGATGGGCGTGGCTATGTGTGCATGAAGGTGGAAAAGTAGAAGTATGTTCTTCTCCAAATCAGGATAATCCATTAATGCCTAAAGTTGGATGCGGTGGAACTCCAATTCTTGGATTAGATGTATGGGAACATGCATACTATTTAAACTATCAGAATCGTAGACCAGAATATATTGAAAGTTTTTTCAATGTTATAAACTGGACAGAAGTTGCTAGCAGATATGCTAAAGAAAAATAG
- a CDS encoding amidophosphoribosyltransferase, with protein sequence MSDALKHECGIALIRLLKPLEYYKEKYGTAFYGVNKMYLLMEKQHNRGQDGAGFASIKLNTAPGDRYISRLRSNAAQPIQDIFNQINERINEEIIAHPEYADNVALQKKEIPYIGELFLGHVRYGTFGKNSIESVHPFLRQNNWMHRNLIVAGNFNMTNVFQLFDNLVELGQHPKERADTVTVMEKIGHFLDDEVRKLYKKLKKEGYTKVEASPLIAERLNVAKILRKSAKNWDGGYAMAGLLGHGDSFVLRDPSGIRPAYYYQDDEVVVVASERPVIQTVFNVNFEDVKELDPGHAIITKKSGEVNIKQILEPLERKACSFERIYFSRGSDAEIYKERKMLGRLLMPEVLKSIDHDTLNTVFSYIPNTAETSFYGMVEAAQDELNKQKNQAILDEKETLTDERLKQILAHRLRTEKIAVKDVKLRTFITEDSSRDDLVTHVYDITYGVVKPEDNLVIIDDSIVRGTTLKKSIIKMMDRLKPKQLVVVSSAPQIRYPDCYGIDMARLEDFVAFRAALELLKDTNQYQIVESVYDKCKKQVDLADTEVKNFVKEIYEPFTDQQISDKIAELLSEPEVKTKVKIIYQTVENLHKAIPDNLGDWYFTGDYPTPGGNRVVNRAFINFFEGNKDRAY encoded by the coding sequence ATGAGCGATGCTTTAAAACATGAGTGCGGTATTGCACTTATAAGATTACTTAAGCCATTAGAATATTATAAAGAAAAATATGGTACTGCCTTTTATGGGGTGAATAAAATGTATCTATTAATGGAAAAGCAGCATAACCGTGGACAAGATGGCGCCGGTTTTGCAAGTATCAAATTAAACACAGCTCCAGGAGATAGATATATTAGCAGATTAAGATCTAATGCTGCACAGCCTATTCAGGATATCTTTAATCAAATTAATGAGCGCATTAATGAAGAAATTATAGCGCATCCGGAGTATGCAGATAATGTAGCGCTTCAAAAAAAGGAGATCCCATATATAGGAGAACTTTTTTTAGGACACGTTAGATATGGAACTTTTGGTAAGAACTCTATAGAGAGCGTACATCCATTCCTTCGCCAAAACAACTGGATGCATAGAAATCTAATTGTTGCCGGAAACTTTAATATGACCAATGTTTTCCAATTATTCGACAATTTGGTGGAACTGGGACAACATCCTAAAGAACGTGCTGATACGGTTACCGTAATGGAAAAGATCGGACATTTTCTAGATGATGAAGTAAGAAAATTATATAAGAAACTTAAAAAAGAAGGTTATACTAAAGTAGAAGCTTCTCCCCTTATCGCAGAAAGACTTAATGTTGCTAAGATCTTAAGAAAATCTGCAAAGAATTGGGATGGTGGATACGCTATGGCCGGATTATTAGGTCACGGAGATTCTTTTGTCTTAAGAGATCCTTCAGGAATTAGACCTGCGTACTATTACCAAGATGATGAAGTTGTTGTAGTAGCTTCAGAAAGACCGGTTATTCAAACAGTTTTCAACGTAAACTTTGAAGATGTTAAAGAACTTGATCCTGGCCACGCTATTATTACTAAGAAAAGTGGAGAAGTAAACATTAAACAGATCTTAGAACCTTTAGAGAGAAAAGCATGTTCTTTTGAGCGTATCTATTTTTCTAGAGGAAGTGATGCAGAAATTTACAAAGAACGCAAGATGCTGGGAAGACTTCTAATGCCGGAGGTATTAAAGTCTATAGATCACGACACATTAAACACCGTATTCTCCTATATCCCAAATACTGCTGAAACCTCCTTCTATGGAATGGTGGAAGCAGCTCAGGATGAATTGAACAAACAGAAGAATCAGGCAATCTTAGACGAAAAAGAAACGCTAACAGATGAGCGATTAAAGCAAATATTAGCACATCGCCTTAGAACGGAAAAGATAGCAGTTAAAGATGTTAAACTAAGAACCTTTATTACTGAAGATAGCAGTAGAGACGATCTGGTAACACATGTTTATGATATTACTTACGGCGTAGTAAAGCCGGAAGACAACCTGGTAATTATTGATGATAGTATTGTTAGAGGGACAACCCTTAAAAAAAGTATCATTAAAATGATGGATAGATTGAAGCCTAAACAATTAGTTGTAGTTTCTTCTGCTCCACAAATTAGATATCCAGACTGTTATGGAATTGATATGGCTCGCCTCGAAGACTTTGTTGCTTTTAGAGCAGCACTTGAGCTTTTAAAAGATACGAACCAATACCAGATAGTAGAATCTGTTTATGATAAATGCAAAAAACAGGTAGATCTAGCAGATACAGAAGTGAAGAATTTTGTGAAAGAGATCTATGAGCCGTTTACAGATCAGCAAATTTCAGATAAGATTGCAGAGCTGCTAAGTGAGCCTGAAGTAAAGACGAAAGTGAAGATCATTTATCAAACCGTAGAGAATTTACATAAAGCTATTCCAGATAATTTAGGAGACTGGTATTTTACCGGAGATTATCCAACTCCTGGAGGTAACAGGGTGGTTAACAGGGCTTTCATTAATTTTTTCGAAGGAAATAAGGACCGAGCTTATTAA
- a CDS encoding PfkB family carbohydrate kinase, which translates to MSKLLIVGTVAFDAIETPFGKTDKILGGAATYIGLSSAQFDVDNAIVSVVGDDFPQEHLDLLTSNGINIDGLEVVKGGKTFFWSGKYHNDLNTRDTLDTQLNVLADFNPVVPQAYKDAEIIMLGNLHPLVQLSVLEQVENPKLVVLDTMNFWMDNAWDDLMNVIAKVDVITINDEEARQLTNEHSLVKAARKIEKLGPKYVVIKKGEHGALLFHKDQIFFAPALPLEEVFDPTGAGDTFAGGFTGYLAKTEDLSFENLKNAVIYGSGMASFCVEKFGTERMIELKQDEIQERLKEFKSLTQFDIELTPTKAL; encoded by the coding sequence ATGAGTAAATTATTGATAGTAGGTACGGTAGCCTTCGATGCAATTGAAACCCCATTTGGAAAAACCGATAAGATTTTAGGTGGTGCAGCCACTTATATTGGGTTATCATCGGCACAATTTGATGTAGACAATGCTATAGTTTCTGTAGTAGGAGATGATTTTCCTCAGGAGCATTTAGATCTGTTAACTTCTAACGGAATTAACATTGATGGTCTTGAAGTTGTAAAAGGAGGAAAAACTTTTTTCTGGAGCGGTAAATATCATAATGATCTTAATACCCGCGATACTTTAGATACACAATTAAATGTATTGGCAGATTTTAATCCGGTTGTTCCTCAAGCATATAAAGATGCAGAGATCATAATGTTAGGGAATTTGCACCCTTTGGTACAATTAAGTGTACTGGAACAGGTGGAGAATCCAAAACTGGTAGTTTTAGACACTATGAATTTCTGGATGGACAATGCCTGGGATGATCTTATGAATGTCATTGCTAAGGTAGATGTAATTACTATTAATGATGAAGAAGCTCGCCAGCTAACTAACGAACATTCTTTAGTTAAAGCTGCAAGAAAGATCGAGAAATTAGGGCCAAAATATGTAGTGATCAAAAAAGGTGAACATGGAGCATTGCTATTCCATAAAGATCAGATCTTTTTTGCCCCTGCCCTTCCTTTAGAAGAGGTATTTGATCCAACAGGTGCCGGAGACACTTTTGCAGGTGGATTTACCGGTTATTTGGCAAAAACAGAGGACCTTTCTTTTGAAAATTTAAAGAACGCTGTAATTTATGGTTCTGGAATGGCCTCCTTCTGTGTAGAGAAATTTGGAACAGAAAGAATGATAGAACTAAAACAGGATGAAATTCAAGAACGCTTAAAAGAGTTTAAGAGCTTAACCCAGTTTGATATAGAATTAACGCCAACTAAAGCCCTGTAA
- the rnhA gene encoding ribonuclease HI translates to MNQPQVHIYTDGAARGNPGPGGYGVVMEWVGKPYRKEFAQGFKHTTNNRMELLAVIEALKKLKNPGTEVLVFTDSKYVVDSVKKGWVFSWEKKKFKERKNTDLWKKFLEEYRKQKVDFKWIKGHNNHLQNERCDFLAVTASKQPRLLLDEGFTES, encoded by the coding sequence TTGAATCAACCACAAGTACACATTTACACCGATGGTGCCGCTAGAGGAAATCCAGGACCCGGAGGATATGGCGTTGTCATGGAATGGGTAGGAAAACCTTACCGAAAGGAATTCGCTCAAGGCTTTAAGCATACTACTAATAATAGAATGGAATTGCTGGCCGTAATAGAAGCACTCAAAAAATTAAAAAATCCCGGTACAGAAGTCCTGGTTTTTACAGATTCTAAATACGTTGTAGATTCTGTAAAGAAAGGCTGGGTATTTAGCTGGGAGAAAAAAAAGTTCAAAGAAAGAAAGAATACAGATCTTTGGAAAAAATTCTTGGAGGAGTACAGAAAGCAGAAAGTAGATTTTAAGTGGATTAAAGGACATAATAATCATCTTCAAAATGAGCGTTGTGACTTTCTAGCTGTAACAGCTTCTAAACAACCCAGACTCCTATTAGATGAAGGTTTTACAGAGAGTTAA
- a CDS encoding phosphoribosylglycinamide formyltransferase — protein sequence MNSPQHRVSKKIVVFASGSGTNTENIIKYFQKSDLGNVVAVFSNKRSAKVLKRAHDLNVKALYFDKHAFVDTNEVLNVLKDINPDLIVLAGFLWLFPNKILRHFPNKVINIHPALLPKFGGKGMFGDRVHAAVIAEKEKETGITIHYVNEKYDEGEIIFQSTIPVEAHYKVTDVASKIHQLEYQHFPEVIQKLLESK from the coding sequence TTGAATTCACCACAGCATAGAGTATCAAAGAAGATCGTTGTTTTTGCATCGGGTTCTGGCACCAATACAGAAAATATAATAAAATATTTCCAAAAATCAGATTTGGGCAATGTTGTGGCTGTTTTTTCCAATAAACGTAGCGCAAAGGTGCTAAAAAGAGCGCACGATCTAAACGTAAAAGCACTTTATTTTGATAAACATGCGTTTGTAGACACCAATGAAGTATTAAATGTACTAAAAGATATTAATCCAGATCTTATAGTTCTCGCTGGTTTTTTATGGCTTTTCCCTAATAAGATCCTGAGACATTTTCCAAATAAGGTTATTAACATCCATCCTGCCCTGCTACCAAAATTTGGCGGAAAGGGAATGTTTGGAGACAGGGTACATGCTGCAGTAATTGCAGAGAAAGAAAAAGAAACCGGTATTACTATACATTATGTAAATGAAAAATATGATGAAGGTGAAATTATCTTTCAGAGCACTATTCCTGTAGAAGCACATTATAAAGTTACAGATGTAGCCTCCAAAATACATCAATTAGAATATCAACACTTCCCAGAAGTTATCCAGAAACTTTTAGAATCTAAATAA
- a CDS encoding acyl carrier protein, with amino-acid sequence MSDIASRVKAIIVDKLGVDENEVVNEASFTNDLGADSLDTVELIMEFEKEFDIQIPDDQAENIATVGQAISYIEKAK; translated from the coding sequence ATGTCAGACATTGCATCAAGAGTAAAAGCGATTATCGTTGACAAATTGGGAGTTGACGAGAATGAAGTTGTTAACGAAGCCAGCTTCACCAACGACTTGGGCGCTGATTCATTAGACACTGTGGAACTAATTATGGAATTCGAAAAAGAATTTGATATCCAAATTCCAGATGACCAAGCTGAGAACATTGCCACAGTTGGTCAAGCAATTTCTTATATCGAAAAAGCAAAATAA
- the fabF gene encoding beta-ketoacyl-ACP synthase II: MELKRVVVTGLGALTPIGNNVEEYWNALVSGKSGSAPITYFDTEKFKTKFACELKNFNALDFFDRKEARKLDRFAQYAIVASDEAIKDSGIDLDVVNKHRVGVIWGAGIGGLETFQDEVINFSEGDGTPRFNPFFIPKMIADIAPGNISIRHGFMGANYTTVSACASAANAMFDALNNIRLGYSDVIVTGGSEAAVTKAGMGGFNSMHALSTRNESPETASRPFDATRDGFVLGEGAGALILEEYEHAKARGAKIYAEFVGGGLSSDAYHMTAPHPEGLGVIAVMESCLQNAGLKPEDVDHINTHGTSTPLGDVAELKAISKVFGEHAKNININSTKSMTGHLLGAAGGIEAVSAILAMKHGIVPPTINFEHADENIDPELNLTLNKAQKRDVKVVMSNTFGFGGHNACVLFKKLDE; encoded by the coding sequence ATGGAGTTAAAGCGAGTTGTAGTTACAGGCTTAGGAGCCCTGACACCTATTGGAAACAATGTTGAAGAATATTGGAATGCACTAGTGTCTGGTAAAAGCGGAAGCGCCCCTATCACCTATTTTGATACCGAAAAATTCAAAACTAAATTCGCTTGTGAGCTCAAAAATTTTAATGCACTAGATTTCTTTGACCGTAAAGAAGCCCGAAAACTAGACAGATTTGCACAGTATGCTATTGTAGCTTCAGATGAGGCTATCAAAGATTCTGGAATAGATCTGGATGTTGTTAACAAACATCGTGTTGGAGTGATTTGGGGAGCTGGAATTGGTGGACTAGAAACTTTTCAAGATGAAGTTATTAACTTTTCTGAAGGTGATGGAACGCCAAGATTCAATCCGTTCTTTATTCCTAAGATGATCGCAGATATTGCCCCTGGCAATATTTCTATTCGTCATGGGTTTATGGGGGCAAATTACACTACGGTTTCTGCATGTGCTTCTGCAGCCAATGCTATGTTTGATGCCTTAAATAATATTCGCTTGGGATATAGTGATGTTATTGTAACAGGTGGATCTGAAGCAGCGGTTACAAAAGCAGGTATGGGTGGATTTAATTCCATGCACGCACTATCTACTAGAAATGAAAGCCCGGAAACAGCTTCCAGACCTTTTGACGCTACCAGAGATGGTTTTGTTCTTGGGGAAGGAGCCGGAGCTCTTATTCTTGAAGAATACGAGCATGCAAAAGCTCGTGGCGCAAAGATCTATGCTGAATTTGTTGGAGGTGGACTTTCATCTGATGCTTATCATATGACGGCACCACATCCAGAAGGTTTAGGTGTTATTGCGGTGATGGAAAGTTGTTTGCAGAACGCTGGTTTAAAACCAGAAGATGTAGATCATATTAATACTCATGGAACTTCTACTCCACTTGGAGATGTAGCAGAATTAAAAGCTATCTCAAAAGTATTTGGAGAACACGCCAAGAATATTAATATAAATTCTACAAAGTCCATGACTGGACATCTTCTAGGTGCAGCTGGGGGTATTGAAGCGGTTTCAGCTATTTTAGCTATGAAACACGGAATTGTTCCTCCAACCATTAATTTTGAGCACGCAGATGAAAATATTGATCCGGAATTAAATCTTACTCTTAACAAAGCGCAAAAACGCGATGTGAAAGTAGTGATGAGCAATACATTTGGATTTGGTGGTCATAACGCCTGTGTACTATTTAAAAAGTTAGATGAATAA
- the rnc gene encoding ribonuclease III, which yields MSVIRNILNSRSSKDGNFFMAIQKILGFKPKNIGHYKKAFTHRSLNQKDQEGNAVNFERMEFLGDAMLSAVIAAYLFKTVPGGNEGYLTKMRSKIVSRKHLNELGKDLNLIDFVQTNIPKEQFGANIHGNLFEALIGAIYGDKGYKYCKKFIYDRVINPYVDIEQLEGKVISYKSLLIEWCQKTKKTFNFEVYDDTGNDEVKHFAVKLRIDERVVAKARATSKKKAEEKASKRAYYALQNKIEIN from the coding sequence ATGAGTGTTATTCGAAACATATTAAATTCCCGTTCTTCTAAAGACGGGAATTTTTTTATGGCTATTCAGAAAATTCTGGGTTTTAAACCTAAGAATATTGGTCATTACAAAAAAGCCTTTACCCACCGCTCTTTAAATCAAAAAGATCAGGAAGGGAATGCGGTAAATTTTGAACGAATGGAATTCCTTGGAGATGCTATGCTTAGTGCTGTAATAGCAGCCTATTTGTTTAAAACCGTTCCTGGAGGGAATGAAGGATATCTTACCAAAATGCGTTCTAAGATCGTTAGTAGAAAGCATTTAAATGAACTTGGAAAAGATCTTAATCTAATAGATTTTGTTCAAACCAACATTCCTAAAGAACAATTTGGTGCCAATATTCATGGGAATCTGTTTGAAGCGTTAATAGGTGCTATTTACGGTGACAAAGGTTATAAATATTGCAAGAAATTTATTTACGATAGGGTTATCAATCCTTATGTAGATATAGAGCAGTTGGAAGGAAAAGTAATAAGTTATAAAAGCCTTTTAATTGAGTGGTGTCAAAAGACTAAAAAAACCTTCAACTTTGAAGTTTATGACGATACCGGAAATGATGAGGTTAAACATTTTGCGGTAAAATTGAGGATAGATGAAAGAGTGGTTGCAAAAGCTAGAGCCACTTCTAAGAAAAAAGCAGAAGAAAAGGCCTCGAAACGCGCTTATTACGCACTTCAGAATAAAATTGAGATCAATTAA
- a CDS encoding IPExxxVDY family protein, translated as MLSHKLEFDDIDYYQLVAIHSSMEEYKMAYFLNKHLDLRLKRSHFDLDFNHGEIQALYPLFDFKEPENYRSYYLIKNKFKGSIKKVVSSGSLFIEEDMSSQITYLIPEYKEVDYFLKIEDDTEGEEQSIINKIAFIPQVITTYMVDINQLKSKNNLILD; from the coding sequence ATGTTATCTCACAAATTGGAGTTTGATGATATAGATTATTATCAATTAGTGGCTATTCATAGTTCTATGGAAGAGTATAAAATGGCTTATTTTTTAAATAAGCATTTAGACCTTCGCTTGAAACGCTCCCATTTCGATCTAGATTTTAATCATGGAGAAATTCAGGCACTCTATCCACTTTTCGATTTTAAAGAACCAGAAAATTACCGCAGCTATTATCTTATAAAGAATAAATTTAAAGGCTCGATTAAGAAAGTTGTAAGTTCTGGCTCATTATTTATTGAAGAAGACATGTCATCTCAAATTACGTATCTAATACCTGAATATAAGGAAGTAGATTATTTTTTGAAGATAGAAGATGATACAGAAGGAGAGGAGCAAAGCATTATAAATAAGATAGCTTTTATACCACAAGTTATCACAACATATATGGTTGATATCAATCAACTAAAATCAAAGAACAATTTAATTTTAGACTAA
- the pyk gene encoding pyruvate kinase: MPTNKRTKIVATLGPATSEKSVLKDMLEAGVNVFRINFSHADYEDVRERVKMIRELNEEFGYSAAILGDLQGPKLRVGVMKEEVIVNPGDNIVFATGKPFKGTAERVYMNYETFPQDVKKGERILLDDGKLIFEIVSTNKKDEVVTKVIQGGPLKSKKGVNLPNTNISLPALTEKDVKDAIFACELEVDWIALSFVRHAEDLMELQKLISEHSDHKIPIISKIEKPEGVKNIDKIVAYCDGLMVARGDLGVEIPAQEVPLIQKQLVLIAKKARIPVIIATQMMETMITSLTPTRAEVNDVANSVMDGADAVMLSGETSVGKYPVQVIEKMSQIIQSVENSPLIKVPHDPPHVRTKRYITKAICYHAAIMANEIKAKAICTLTNSGYTAFQISAWRPESNILVFTSNRRILSQLSLLWGVKAFYYDKFVSTDETIDDINEIARKNKYVAKGDFLINLAAMPITDRGMVNTLRVSEIE; the protein is encoded by the coding sequence ATGCCAACAAACAAAAGAACAAAGATTGTAGCCACTTTAGGCCCTGCTACTAGTGAGAAATCTGTATTAAAAGATATGCTTGAGGCGGGAGTTAATGTGTTTAGAATCAATTTTTCTCACGCAGATTATGAAGATGTGCGAGAGCGTGTTAAGATGATTCGTGAATTAAATGAAGAATTTGGTTATTCTGCAGCCATTCTAGGAGATCTTCAAGGCCCAAAACTAAGAGTAGGGGTAATGAAGGAGGAAGTAATAGTTAATCCTGGAGATAACATTGTATTTGCTACCGGAAAACCATTTAAAGGAACAGCAGAAAGAGTTTATATGAATTATGAAACCTTTCCGCAAGATGTGAAGAAAGGGGAAAGAATTTTGTTAGATGATGGAAAATTGATCTTTGAAATTGTTAGTACCAATAAAAAAGATGAAGTTGTAACCAAGGTTATTCAAGGAGGTCCTTTAAAATCTAAGAAAGGGGTTAACCTTCCAAATACCAATATTTCACTTCCTGCCTTAACAGAGAAAGATGTTAAGGATGCTATTTTTGCATGTGAGCTGGAAGTAGATTGGATCGCTCTCTCTTTTGTAAGACATGCTGAAGATCTTATGGAATTACAAAAATTGATCAGTGAACACAGTGATCATAAAATTCCGATCATATCAAAAATTGAAAAACCGGAAGGTGTTAAGAATATAGATAAGATCGTTGCTTATTGCGATGGTTTAATGGTAGCTCGTGGAGATCTAGGTGTTGAAATTCCTGCTCAGGAAGTTCCATTAATTCAAAAGCAATTGGTGCTTATCGCTAAAAAAGCTAGAATTCCGGTTATTATTGCAACCCAAATGATGGAGACCATGATCACTAGCCTTACTCCAACAAGAGCAGAGGTGAATGACGTTGCAAACTCTGTAATGGATGGTGCAGATGCTGTGATGTTAAGTGGTGAGACTTCTGTAGGGAAATATCCAGTACAGGTAATAGAGAAGATGTCTCAGATCATTCAAAGTGTTGAGAACTCTCCTTTAATTAAAGTTCCTCATGATCCACCACATGTACGTACCAAAAGATATATTACTAAAGCAATTTGTTATCATGCTGCTATTATGGCCAATGAGATCAAGGCTAAAGCTATTTGTACTTTAACAAATAGTGGATATACCGCTTTCCAGATCTCTGCATGGAGACCAGAATCTAATATTTTGGTATTTACTTCTAATAGAAGAATTCTTTCTCAACTTAGTCTGTTATGGGGGGTTAAAGCTTTTTATTACGACAAGTTTGTGAGCACAGATGAAACTATAGACGATATAAATGAAATTGCACGTAAAAATAAATATGTAGCTAAAGGAGATTTCCTCATCAACCTTGCTGCAATGCCAATTACAGATCGTGGAATGGTAAATACCCTTCGTGTTTCTGAAATTGAATAA
- the dinB gene encoding DNA polymerase IV, with protein sequence MKEGLHHRKIIHVDMDAFYASVEQLDNPELVGKPIAVGGSAERGVVAAASYEARKFGVRSAMSSIIAKRNCPDLIFVKPRFERYKEVSTQIREIFLEYTDLVEPLSLDEAYLDVTENKKGNPSATLIAKEIRAKIKEKTGLNASAGISINKFIAKIASDHNKPNGQKTVHPEEIEEFLEKLQIRKFHGVGKVTAEKMYQFGIFNGFDLKQKSEEFLTEHFGKSGAHYYKVVRGIHLSEVKPDRIRKSLGAERTFDTNISSEIFMLERLQNISEEIEKRLKKGKVAGKTVTLKIKYSDFSQQTRSKTLSYFISDKDLILETAKELLYQEKMKESVRLLGITLSNLNTGKDEEKGNNKEIAVQLKFEF encoded by the coding sequence GTGAAAGAAGGTTTACACCATAGAAAGATCATACATGTAGATATGGATGCATTTTACGCTTCTGTAGAACAGTTGGATAATCCTGAACTTGTGGGCAAACCAATAGCTGTTGGGGGAAGTGCAGAACGTGGTGTTGTAGCAGCAGCCAGTTATGAAGCTAGAAAATTTGGCGTGCGCAGTGCTATGAGCAGTATTATAGCCAAACGCAACTGCCCAGACCTTATTTTTGTGAAGCCAAGGTTTGAGCGCTACAAAGAAGTTTCCACTCAAATTAGAGAGATCTTTTTAGAATACACAGATCTGGTAGAACCGCTGTCTTTAGATGAAGCGTATTTAGATGTTACCGAGAATAAAAAAGGAAATCCGAGTGCCACACTTATTGCAAAAGAAATTCGGGCTAAGATCAAAGAAAAAACAGGTTTAAACGCTTCTGCTGGGATATCAATCAATAAATTCATTGCTAAGATCGCCAGCGATCATAATAAACCAAATGGACAGAAAACGGTACATCCGGAAGAGATCGAGGAGTTTTTGGAAAAATTACAGATCAGGAAATTTCATGGTGTAGGTAAGGTAACTGCAGAGAAAATGTATCAGTTTGGTATCTTCAACGGATTTGATCTTAAGCAAAAATCTGAAGAATTTCTAACAGAGCACTTTGGAAAGAGTGGAGCTCATTATTATAAAGTGGTGAGAGGAATTCATTTAAGCGAAGTAAAACCAGATAGAATAAGAAAATCTTTAGGCGCAGAAAGAACTTTCGACACCAATATTTCTTCAGAAATATTTATGCTAGAAAGGCTGCAGAACATTTCCGAAGAGATTGAAAAAAGATTAAAAAAAGGAAAAGTTGCAGGCAAGACGGTCACATTGAAGATCAAATACAGTGATTTTAGTCAGCAAACAAGAAGTAAAACCTTATCTTATTTTATTTCTGATAAGGACTTAATTCTCGAAACCGCCAAAGAACTTCTCTATCAGGAAAAGATGAAAGAATCTGTGCGTTTATTAGGAATTACTTTGTCTAATTTAAACACGGGGAAAGATGAAGAAAAAGGCAACAATAAAGAAATAGCGGTACAGTTAAAATTTGAATTTTAG